The Deinococcus aquaticus genomic interval GCGGACGCCGCCGTTCACGCCGGGCGTCGTGGCGGTTATGGGGGCGATGCAGGCCCGCGCGAAGGCCCCCGCGTTGCCGAACGGGGTGGCGGTCGAGGAGCGGCGCATTCCCGGCCTCCCCGGTGCGCCGGATGTGACGGTGTTCGTGTATAGGCCCCCGAATCTCCCGGCGGGCGCGGCGGCGATCCTGAACATTCACGGGGGCGGGTACGTGACCGGGTCGGCCGCCTCGTACCACCCGCAGAGCGCCGCGTACGCGCGGGAACTCGGGGTGCTGGTCGTGGGTGTCGAGTACCGCCTCGCGCCGGGCACGCCGTTCCCCGGCCCGCTGGAGGACTGTTACGCCGCCCTGACCTGGATGGCACGCGGGTCGGATGCGCTGGGCCTCGACCCGGCCCGTATCGCGCTGGTCGGCGACAGTGCCGGGGGTGGACTGGCCGCCGCTCTGGCGCAACTCGCGCACGACCGGGGCGAGGTCACGCCCGCGTTTCAGCTGCTGTACTACCCGATGCTGGACGACCGCACCACCCTGGCAGCCACGCACGACGAGCGCGGGGATTTCATCTGGCGGCCCGCGTCCAACCAGTTCGGGTGGTCGGCTTACCTGGGCCGCCCTCCAAGGATGGACAGCGCCCCCGAGTACGCCGCGCCCGCCCGCCGCGAGAGCCTGGAAGGCCTGCCGCCCGCGTGGATCGGCGTGGGCACCCTCGACCTGTTCTGCCCGGAAGACCGCGCGTACGCCCGCCGCCTCACGGGCGCCGGCGTGCCCTGCGAGTACGTCGAGGTGCCCGGTGCGTACCACGCCTTCGAGCGCTTCGCGCCGGACTCGGCGGTGGCCCGCACCTTCACGGCCTCCGCCCTGAACGCCCTGCGGCGCGGGCTGGGGCTGGCGTGAAGAGGACTGTCAGAATCTGTCAGGTACGCGCGTGGGGGGCCTTGAGTGCTGCGGGCGGGACGTTTGTCTGGAGTGCGTGCTGCACGGCGCGGCGGGTGTGAGTCCGGGGTGTGAACTTATCGTAAGCTTCGTGCCATCTCTGTCAGGGTTTGGTCTTTACACTGGTGGACATGAAGGGCCTGCGTGAATTTGTTGACTGGCTCCGCGAGGTGCTGAAAGGCAGCCCGCAACCACAGCCGGTGCCGATCCCCGTGCGCGTGCGTGACCGTCGCTAGGGGCACTGCTTTTCCCGTCATCTTCCCGCCCACCCGCTGTTTCCGGGGTGGGCGTTTTTCTGCCGTGTGCGGCGCAGGTCTGGTGGTGTCTGGGTGTGGGTGACCGTGTGCGCGGCGCTGTGTGGGCAGCGCGGGCGTGCCGGGGTGTGGGGGCGCTATTGTGCAGGGCGTGGCTGACGGCGATCATGGCATGAGTGAACTGCGCGCACTGGTTTCGGCGCGGCCCCCGGCGGAAGTGGAAGGGATTGAGAAGGCGTACGTGTTCGCGCGCGACGCGCACGCGGGCGTGAACCGCAAGAGTGGCGAGCCGTACATCACGCACCCGGTGGCGGTCGCGGTGATCCTGGCGCGGCTGGGCATGGATTCGGACAGCATCATGGCCGGGCTGCTGCACGACACGGTCGAGGACGTGGAGTACGTGACGTTCGGCATGATCGAGAAGCAGTTCGGGCCG includes:
- a CDS encoding alpha/beta hydrolase — translated: MKAGRLWGVGAALALGAWVLSTRRAASYAQLHPELRSPFVRLRTPPFTPGVVAVMGAMQARAKAPALPNGVAVEERRIPGLPGAPDVTVFVYRPPNLPAGAAAILNIHGGGYVTGSAASYHPQSAAYARELGVLVVGVEYRLAPGTPFPGPLEDCYAALTWMARGSDALGLDPARIALVGDSAGGGLAAALAQLAHDRGEVTPAFQLLYYPMLDDRTTLAATHDERGDFIWRPASNQFGWSAYLGRPPRMDSAPEYAAPARRESLEGLPPAWIGVGTLDLFCPEDRAYARRLTGAGVPCEYVEVPGAYHAFERFAPDSAVARTFTASALNALRRGLGLA